From a single Sorghum bicolor cultivar BTx623 chromosome 5, Sorghum_bicolor_NCBIv3, whole genome shotgun sequence genomic region:
- the LOC8076360 gene encoding aspartyl protease family protein At5g10770 has translation MVCAARLLILCIATSLLADAGADDQVNYVVVETSSLKPSAVCKGHRVHPSVNNYSSSWTPLSNPHGPCSPSWEEGAAMDYSASSMVDDMLRWDQHRAGYIQRKLSGNVSHEDTEISDSTTTLESVNGGGAGDFSMGDDGTGGMAKAQQQDTHHQVVEELSSAADPAATGGSRRSRLRPGVRQLMLLDTASDVAWVQCFPCPASQCYAQTDVLYDPSKSRSSESFACSSPTCRQLGPYANGCSSSSNSAGQCQYRVRYPDGSTTSGTLVADQLSLSPTSQVPKFEFGCSHAARGSFSRSKTAGIMALGRGVQSLVSQTSTKYGQVFSYCFPPTASHKGFFVLGVPRRSSSRYAVTPMLKTPMLYQVRLEAIAVAGQRLDVPPTVFAAGAALDSRTVITRLPPTAYQALRSAFRDKMSMYRPAAANGQLDTCYDFTGVSSIMLPTISLVFDRTGAGVQLDPSGVLFGSCLAFASTAGDDRATGIIGFLQLQTIEVLYNVAGGSVGFRRGAC, from the exons ATGGTCTGCGCTGCAAGGTTGTTGATCTTGTGTATCGCCACATCTCTCCTTGCAGATGCAGGAGCAGATGATCAGGTCAACTACGTTGTCGTGGAGACTAGCTCGCTTAAGCCAAGCGCCGTTTGCAAAGGGCACAGgg tccATCCATCCGTCAACAACTACAGCAGCAGCTGGACACCGCTGAGTAATCCTCATGGTCCTTGCTCGCCGTCGTGGGAGGAGGGGGCGGCCATGGACTACAGTGCGTCGTCCATGGTCGACGACATGCTGCGATGGGATCAGCACCGCGCCGGCTACATCCAAAGGAAGCTCTCCGGTAATGTTTCTCATGAAGATACAGAAATTTCAGACAGCACAACGACGCTCGAGAGCGTAaatggcggcggcgccggagaTTTTAGCATGGGCGACGATGGAACCGGCGGCATGGCAAAG GCACAGCAGCAGGACACCCATCATCAGGTGGTGGAAGAGCTGAGTAGTGCTGCTGATCCGGCGGCGACCGGCGGCAGCCGACGCAGCCGCCTGCGGCCCGGTGTGAGGCAGCTGATGCTTCTGGACACGGCGAGCGACGTGGCGTGGGTGCAGTGCTTCCCCTGCCCCGCCTCGCAGTGTTACGCGCAGACGGACGTCCTGTACGACCCCTCCAAGTCGCGATCGTCGGAGTCCTTCGCGTGCAGCTCCCCGACCTGCAGGCAGCTGGGGCCGTATGCCAacggctgcagcagcagcagcaactctGCAGGCCAGTGCCAGTACCGCGTGCGGTACCCTGACGGCTCCACGACGTCGGGCACGCTCGTCGCCGACCAGCTGAGCCTGAGCCCTACGTCTCAGGTCCCAAAGTTCGAGTTCGGGTGCAGCCACGCCGCGCGGGGCAGCTTCAGCCGCAGCAAGACCGCCGGGATAATGGCTCTCGGCCGCGGCGTGCAGTCGCTCGTGTCCCAGACCAGTACCAAGTACGGCCAGGTCTTCTCCTACTGCTTCCCGCCGACGGCGAGCCACAAGGGCTTCTTCGTCCTCGGCGTGCCCAGAAGGTCCTCCTCCAGGTACGCGGTGACGCCCATGCTCAAGACCCCGATGCTGTACCAGGTGCGCCTCGAGGCCATCGCCGTCGCGGGGCAGCGCCTCGACGTGCCGCCCACGGTGTTCGCCGCCGGCGCGGCCCTCGACTCCCGCACCGTCATCACGCGCCTCCCGCCCACGGCCTACCAGGCGCTGCGCTCCGCCTTCAGGGACAAGATGAGCATGTACCGCCCGGCCGCCGCCAACGGCCAGCTCGACACCTGCTACGACTTCACCGGCGTCAGCAGCATCATGCTTCCAACCATCAGCCTCGTCTTCGACCGTACCGGCGCCGGCGTCCAGCTCGACCCATCGGGTGTCCTGTTCGGCAGCTGCCTCGCCTTCGCCTCCACTGCCGGCGACGACCGCGCCACTGGGATCATCGGCTTCCTTCAGCTGCAGACCATCGAGGTGCTGTATAATGTCGCCGGCGGCTCCGTTGGGTTCCGCCGTGGTGCATGCTGA
- the LOC8076358 gene encoding pumilio homolog 1 has product NTIPSIHQEQTVAPVTKPSLRLMHIKGQVAASCADANGSRFVQQAIQVATPQEIVMVYEEIMPCVRTLAADVFGNHAVQKILEHGPQSCKRELISRLMGHVLPLSHDMYGCRVIQKALDVGEHNQKIVIVKELKHKVLKCVRDQFASHVIQKCVECLPPKHIQFIFRSFCGWAKALSMHPYGSRVIQKVLAHCDNAEVCHTLTAEIIEFANKLSADPFGNYVVQHLLEHGGQTQRSMIVRKFDRRVVSLCYHKFASNVLEKCLVFGSQEDRQLIINEILGNAGSQHVEHLVDMMINPYANFVIQKMVVTAEEQQVGLLLDVARKNADSLKRYPHGRHFIAAIEKFLSANEGSPVHLVNNE; this is encoded by the exons AATACGATCCCTTCTATTCACCAGGAGCAAACGGTGGCTCCGGTGACGAAGCCTTCCTTGAGGCTCATGCACATCAAGGGCCAAGTAGCAGCTTCCTG TGCTGATGCCAATGGGAGCCGCTTTGTACAGCAGGCGATCCAGGTGGCAACTCCTCAAGAGATCGTTATGGTTTATGAGGAAATCATGCCTTGTGTCCGCACGCTTGCTGCTGATGTGTTTGGAAATCATGCAGTCCAGAAG ATTCTAGAGCATGGACCACAGTCCTGCAAACGTGAGCTCATCAGTCGTCTGATGGGCCATGTGCTTCCGCTAAGCCATGATATGTACGGTTGCCGTGTCATCCAGAAG GCTTTGGATGTAGGGGAGCACAATCAGAAGATTGTGATAGTGAAAGAGCTCAAACACAAAGTGCTCAAATGTGTTCGCGACCAGTTCGCGAGCCATGTTATTCAGAAATGTGTAGAGTGCCTGCCACCGAAGCATATCCAGTTCATCTTCCGAAGCTTCTGTGGATGGGCAAAGGCACTATCCATGCATCCCTATGGAAGCCGTGTGATTCAG AAAGTGTTGGCCCATTGTGACAACGCCGAGGTGTGCCACACGCTGACAGCAGAGATTATTGAGTTTGCTAACAAGCTGTCAGCAGACCCGTTTGGAAACTATGTGGTGCAGCACTTGCTCGAGCATGGAGGCCAGACGCAGCGATCCATGATAGTGAGGAAATTTGACAGGCGCGTGGTGAGCTTGTGTTATCACAAGTTCGCGTCGAATGTGTTGGAGAAGTGCCTAGTATTCGGGAGCCAGGAGGACAGGCAGCTCATCATAAATGAGATCCTCGGCAATGCCGGCAGCCAGCACGTCGAACATCTCGTG GACATGATGATCAATCCATACGCGAACTTTGTCATCCAGAAGATGGTGGTGACGGCGGAGGAGCAGCAGGTGGGTCTGTTGTTGGACGTGGCCAGGAAAAATGCAGACAGCCTGAAGCGATACCCACATGGCAGGCACTTCATCGCCGCCATCGAGAAGTTCCTCAGTGCAAATG AGGGGAGCCCTGTGCATCTGGTGAACAATGAATGA
- the LOC8076359 gene encoding uncharacterized protein LOC8076359 has product MSNQTSHYNVLVQHFCQNPGIDKYAANLTRSFSDESNEVSMVAASVIMLLLVGVFFNLNLFSRFSDVSAILDPKVRILISSALSLFLPVMSYLFSEAKNNVKKKSDDDLSLGAGVILVWMLLVELLRKKVDEIHMRGYSSTIQRAGRVIWLGSLVFFSFQSAGRKAVFGILWILCAAKVVQRIAFTEVGKRSYAHGKNARLITSYMSRRRARRREAQEEKQEHVVVGVRDVVVTGVGDDLLRASDFIVMGEQDLILEATADGYKLMDVAAAARAVTVGKIWRVLSSSGDIDPDQRLRRLCLSFALFKLLRRRFDHLPVTEEETQDCRDLIFNGVYNGKEENVDAVFQMVTTEVNFLSEYYHSVIPVVFASPFFFLANYLLLPVVVLGLCLMTVVLCGNGSARYAFRSIGQDNFAISAGLLSTTACLLLKSSTSPDAFFTTIDFFVTFLLFIIFLYEEIWEFVVFLLSNWFMVSLLCSYVGRPQWLSSPTFGGIVRRILWVRSKMSQPDLSFKQFSALNTRWPLAVGMPSILSNLLRTAPVPNKAKHSIMECLVKHSRGLGGARPPPPLSNGQAVLVERQERRRPELLAELRPACDSDSVAEVILTWHIATSLLEDKEGKDDDGRVVATRLSRYCAYLVAFHQELLPDNPDKTEKVFEGMKAELKAKLNCGGYYLSRWRARLQVIAGGTAGSMASAQWKDKQVVHNGAKLAHLLREYCDCDDSHPERTCCWKLLADFWTELIVYIAPSNDVERVMGHEKVLVDPGEFITALWTLTTHTGITRPSTASASI; this is encoded by the coding sequence ATGAGCAACCAAACAAGCCATTACAATGTTCTTGTGCAGCACTTTTGCCAAAACCCAGGAATTGACAAGTACGCTGCTAACCTCACGCGCAGCTTCAGCGATGAGAGCAATGAGGTGTCCATGGTGGCGGCCTCCGTGATCATGCTCCTCCTCGTCGGCGTCTTCTTCAACCTCAACCTCTTCAGCCGCTTCTCGGATGTGAGCGCCATCCTGGACCCTAAAGTCCGCATCCTCATCTCCTCGGCACTCTCGCTCTTCCTCCCAGTCATGTCTTACCTCTTCTCGGAAGCCAAGAATAATGTGAAGAAGAAGTCCGACGACGACCTGTCTCTGGGCGCCGGCGTGATACTGGTGTGGATGCTCCTGGTGGAGCTGCTCCGCAAGAAGGTGGACGAGATCCACATGCGCGGGTACTCGAGCACAATCCAGCGCGCTGGGCGCGTCATCTGGTTGGGGAGCCTCGTCTTCTTCAGCTTCCAGAGCGCTGGCCGGAAGGCTGTGTTCGGCATCCTCTGGATCCTCTGCGCCGCCAAGGTGGTGCAGAGGATAGCCTTTACGGAGGTTGGCAAGCGGTCGTATGCCCACGGCAAGAACGCCCGGCTCATCACCTCCTACATGTCTCGCCGGAGGGCGCGGCGGCGAGAGGCGCAGGAGGAGAAGCAGGAGCACGTCGTCGTCGGAGTCCGAGACGTCGTCGTCACCGGAGTCGGAGACGACCTGCTGAGGGCGTCCGACTTCATCGTGATGGGAGAACAGGATCTCATCCTGGAAGCCACTGCCGATGGGTACAAGCTCATGGACGTGGCCGCTGCTGCTAGGGCTGTCACCGTCGGTAAAATCTGGCGTGTTCTGAGCAGCAGCGGCGACATCGACCCAGACCAACGGCTGAGGCGGCTCTGCCTCTCGTTCGCGCTTTTCAAGCTGCTGCGGCGGAGGTTCGACCACCTGCCGGTGACGGAGGAGGAGACCCAGGACTGCCGTGACCTCATCTTCAACGGGGTGTACAACGGTAAGGAGGAGAATGTGGACGCGGTGTTCCAGATGGTGACCACGGAGGTCAACTTCCTGAGCGAGTACTACCACTCCGTCATACCTGTCGTCTTCGCCAGCCCATTCTTCTTCCTCGCCAACTACCTGCTGCTCCCCGTCGTGGTGCTTGGCCTGTGCCTCATGACCGTCGTCCTCTGCGGCAACGGCAGCGCGCGCTACGCCTTCCGCAGCATCGGCCAAGACAACTTCGCCATCTCAGCAGGTCTGTTGAGCACGACAGCCTGCCTCCTCCTCAAATCCTCCACGTCGCCGGACGCCTTCTTCACGACCATCGACTTCTTCGTCACCTTCCTCCTCTTCATCATCTTCTTGTACGAGGAGATCTGGGAGttcgtcgtcttcctcctctccaACTGGTTCATGGTGTCGCTGCTGTGCAGCTACGTGGGCAGGCCACAGTGGCTGAGCAGCCCCACGTTCGGTGGCATCGTCCGGCGCATCCTGTGGGTGCGGAGCAAGATGAGCCAACCGGACCTCAGCTTCAAGCAGTTCTCCGCCCTCAACACTCGCTGGCCGCTCGCCGTCGGGATGCCGTCCATCCTGTCCAACCTGCTGCGGACGGCACCGGTGCCAAACAAAGCCAAGCACTCCATCATGGAGTGCCTCGTGAAGCATAGCCGCGGCCTCGGCGGCGCccgtccgccgccgccactTAGCAACGGCCAGGCCGTCCTTGTTGAGCGCCAGGAACGGCGCCGGCCGGAGCTGCTGGCCGAGCTCCGGCCGGCGTGCGACAGCGACAGCGTTGCCGAGGTCATCCTCACATGGCACATCGCCACCAGCCTCCTCGAGGACAAGGAGGGCAAGGACGACGACGGCAGAGTAGTGGCGACGAGGCTGTCCAGGTACTGCGCCTACCTCGTTGCCTTCCACCAGGAGCTCCTCCCCGACAACCCAGACAAGACGGAGAAAGTCTTTGAGGGCATGAAGGCGGAGCTCAAGGCCAAGCTCAACTGCGGCGGCTACTACTTGTCGCGCTGGCGTGCGAGGCTCCAAGTCATCGCCGGCGGCACGGCGGGCAGCATGGCGTCGGCGCAGTGGAAAGACAAGCAGGTGGTGCACAACGGTGCCAAGCTCGCACATCTGCTGAGGGAGTATTGTGATTGTGACGACAGCCATCCGGAGAGAACCTGCTGCTGGAAGCTATTGGCTGACTTTTGGACGGAGCTCATCGTCTACATTGCCCCCTCCAACGACGTGGAGCGCGTCATGGGCCATGAGAAGGTGCTAGTGGACCCAGGCGAGTTCATCACCGCGCTATGGACTCTCACTACTCACACCGGCATAACCAGACCCAGCACTGCTTCTGCTTCCATCTGA